ACATTTTCTACAGCCTCGGGTACAAATTCTCTGCAATTTTTAGCACATTCTTCTGGATTGCTATAATTTCCAGTTCCATACATTTGACATTGTACACAACTTTTAAGTTCCTCACATCTACTTGGACATGTTGGGCATTTGTTACAATATTTACCAGAGTATCTTGTGTTACCTTCTTCATGACAAATACATTCACCACAAATACAATCACCCTTAACAAGtagagataatataataagataagaatattaaattcaaagaTGATTAAGTTTTGttggaataaaataattcattttacttACATGTCCTGAACAAAGTATACCATTATTAGTTCCTGGTGCTATGCAGGAATCATTTGAAGATCTACAACTACAAGATGGTCCAGACCAACCAGCATTACAAACACACTGTCCACATTCACAAGTTCCATGATTTGAACAAAGAAATCCTTGATCACGATCGCACGAGAAATTATCACACTCGCAAAAACGACctgatattatctataaataaaaaaaatagaaaatttgtattacatatttaaatagttTCTTAAGGTATATTTACTCCTATAATGTTGGttattgtatctttttttacttacttCTTCaggattctctctttcttcacaTTCACATTGACCACACGCACAAGTACCTCTTCCTGAACAATCTACTAGAGACGTATTATCTGGTCTACAAGATTGAAAATGCTTATCAAATCCACTCATTTCTTGATGTGGACTACATTCACAACGTTTTCCAAAGAATCCATCATAACAATCACAGACTCCACAATTCAATGTACCAACACCATTACATTCAGGAGATTTTGGTTCATACATAGGACCATCTCGTTCACATTCACAATCACATAACATttctaaattaattgttaatgtttCATTGATACCAACCTATCAACATTTATAATGTTGTACTtatgcatattatatatatgtacattaaaCTATCAcaatttacttattattgaattttgtGTAGTACTTACTggataaatatcaaatttctGTTTCCATTCAGACCGGTTAGTGGGGCAACTAGTGACTTCAATTTCAGCAATAAATTCTACTTTTGTACCAACTTTCAATCCATCACACTTTGAAGTTTCGATAGCTGGTCCTGAGCCTAAAcaacttgaaaaatattttactttcacAGCACTACTAGCAGTATCTTTCATTTCTACTGAACTAGAAATAGCATTATATTGTTCCCGAATCAATTCCACAACATTACTCGAATCATCTGATAGTTTTCCTGCAAATGATCCCTCTACGTGTTTCGttaactttttatatacattgatTTGTTCTTCAGTAACTGCCcatataatgttaatagcattttgtttaacttttaaattaatttgcgATATGCTTGGATAATCTTGAAGTGAAGAATGAGTGTAAAGACCATTATAATCTAGATGGCACATTCCATCATTTGGTTTCACAATGCCACCTAATTTGCCATCACCAGCATAATGAAACCCAGCATCTGTTGAAAATACCAACAGTCTACGAGCTTTTTCTCGCCAACCAATTTGATTTCTACAAACAATAGCTTGCATAATTGCATCAAATCCTCCTTCAGGAGCATCTAAATTACCCGAAACAGAGGCATTTCTAACTAAACCCTGCAAATGAAAAACATAATCAATTATGTATTACAAGCTTTAGCTTGAGGTTGAAAATTCTAactaaatcttttttcttacagcAAAATGTCTTGTATCTTGTGAAAGTCTCATGATGTTTTTGTATCCATATGGTGCTGCACATCCATCACATGGCTCTACAAGGctaaaattcaaagaaaaagcaaatgcATATAATGCTTATCTTTAACTATCACCATAGCTTATGTAACattctatttatatctaaAGGAAACTCACAATTTTGGCATTGTGTTTACATAGGGCATTACTACTTTATCAACGAAACTACCAAAACCCAAACGGAAATTGCTTGTAATTTTACTCATACTTTCTACGAGTAACTGACCTAAGTCAGATaactttttcttatcatcTTCCATCGATTTACTTAAATCCATAAGATAATATAGATCAACTGGATAATCTTCAGCTTGAGAATATGCAAATGACATCCTATAGGCCTcatctaaaattattattacttaactGTAGATACACTGTATATTCAATAAtacaatagaataaaaaatagtaattatatctTACTTATTCTAAGTTTTAAATTCACTTCTTGGGGCCACATTTGCACAGCATCTTGtcttttactactactactactaccactactcgAGCTTTCCTGATGAAAATGTGTAGAACTTGTGCTAGAATAATTTGTAGAAGAAGTGTGTTCGAAAGAATCATGACTTTCTATGCCAGCATTACTACCGACTGAATAACCTCCTTTGGTTAAATTACGATGTCTCACCATACTAAAAACATTGTCCGGATTCCATGTATATTTCTCTGGACATGTTACAAGTATTTTAGTGTTAATGTTAGGAAGGAAACATCTCTTTTCAGAAAATCTCTGAAAAAGTATATTGCATTACaatctaatttttaatattgatttaaatatctatatttatattacttacaGGAGCTGCACACCAAGCACAATGTGGGGTCTGTATACATTCATGACATGTTTGTTTACTGATACAAGGATTCATTCCTGTCAGTCTTTCTGAAGGTGTATAATTTGCTGTGACTATTAAAGTCAATATCGCTATTACTATTGCTATGATCCATCTTAAATTTCCAAACATTCCTATaagtgatataaattatttaaaaagaacaataaaataattgataagacTTAAAACTTCTAAGAGTTAAAcacttttacaaaaattattaacattaatatacattaatatatttatataatatactttgtcatataaaggaaaaaataaaatacaaaataaaaacacaagtaaaaataataaaaacaatcaaGTTTGACACACTTTTCATTACAAAATGTTTAAACTTAGCCATGaccaattttaatttaaataaactgACTTGTTACTTCTGAGAAGCATAAGTTCTATTATTAACCCATTGAGTCAGTGTCTCCTGTATGACTCAGTATAAGTTCTCTGTAATTGGTTTGGtcaaaatatgataaaatattttatgagatATATGatactttataatatatatatattagataattaacattttttttgatataataagatgtcataaaaaaaaaatcatttctcttataaataatagaaaattgaactttcttaaatataaataaagaaaaatggatttttaaatagaataaattatttaaattaaataaggaTTCTTCTAATCATTAAGCAtgagataaaatataagaataataaatctgcactggaaaaaacaaaagaaaaattacttttaccagcataaaagagaaataaaaggaagaagggagaTATTCCGTATATTCCTATACGTCGAATTCGATAACATTGATTTATAATCTTTCTACTTGTAGTTATAATTTCCTGTGTAAATATAAGACGTGTCTGTTTCTTGACAATTTTGTTAttcactttttattcttatatcgaGATATCGTCGGTTTATAATAGTTAtggtttaaaataaaatcgtttaaagAACTATAACAAGTTGTCAaactatcatttatataaaagaaaataaaatttactgtTCAGTGCTTACTTAATAGATGTTGTTTTCAATCTAGTTCTAAAACatcacaaaataaaaagatacttTCTTGCAATTTAGATTACCATAAATGGTAACCTATGAAAAGATACAGATACACTACGTACTACTCCCAGCCCACATCGAACTAATGTAAGCACAAGTATAACCAATACAACTGCTCGCGAATAGTCGACTCCACTCGATTCTTACTTGCACCTCACTATTGCTCaccttttttctatataacttTGGATACTGCTGATTTTCCATGCGCATGCGTATTACGTCTTATAGATTACGATGTCGAATCTTTACCATAAGATAATGGCGAAAAAATCTTAAGCTAGAATTCACATttcaaaaatacatataaatttttcgagaaaattatattatctgtATACCTaactattttttaatattaacatagtaatttattaaatataaaattatttaatacaattagtaatcatctttcatttaaaattagcCTAAATTTAAAAACTATGAATATCTTAATGAATGTATTAATGCATCtgttaaatattcatttattacgcattataaatttccttttaaaattaatatatataaatatatatatatttgaacatCATATTTTTAGTAGATTTTGAAGTGTTACAACTATTTGAATCGCCGCTTCTTTTTGATAACCTATTTGAAACCCAAAAATCACTATAATCTATAAATGACAAATCGTTAATCtgttaataaggttaattGATTTTGGTTTTgccttttacttttattctaataaatgATTCTAcataaatagtaatatattcgaaaaagaaacgagaaaaaaaggggtgTTATGTTATTGATACATGATTGGATGGGACATTAGAGTCATATACAGTAGTTATATACTACTTTTGTCAAGTTTTCAGTCTCTACAATTTTGAACTCTTCGTTATGGGGAAAAATCTAGAAGAGTTTATTCAGTAATATAAGATATCGAAATCTATATGGATTTATTATACTCATGCTACGTTcattaaatctatatatattatcacttTTACAGTTACTAACATTCAATACGATTTTATCCAATTTTATCCTCTGAGCGTCTTTGAGTATCTTGTCAATATTTTAGAATGAGTACATACCAACATGTGtttatttcgaagaaatatGTCTAAATATATCTTCaataaatactaataatttctcttctttatcgaaataaatatgtaatcgttatgattaaaattaaattgaattaaattaataattaattaaacacttgaggtaatattttaaaaataattgtgtaCACAAGATTTATGAAGAAAAGGATACGATGTCAGGATTGTACGAACAAATCAAACTTTTATACAATCAGTCGTTATATTCCAATGTTATTTCTCTTGTAAGTTGGAATcataatttgttatttatgtaagaatatattttatattcatataaagtTCTGTATaaattcgtttatttctttaatataattgttttttatctttaatttaatataaattattttttcttatttatattaactatttttcttttattataattattaaagtattatatgataaaaatgaataaaactaatatatgaatttgtatataatatatttcacatGAAACAGATATTCGCCattttatgattttcttttctaggcAAATCTGGTTTTATCTCTTAGTGAACATAATTCTGAACTTTTGCCAGTGCACGGGAAGTTTCATGTTTACGTGTATTACGCAGATGCCCACTTTTATTtaggaaaatatagaaaagcaGAAGCATTATACAAAAAAGCATTACAATTTCGGAAGTGCCTTTTGAAGTCTAAATGTGCTAACAAACCATTACAAGATGGTCAAAAAGATTTACCATCGGATATAgacataaaatttcaaattcacTTATGTTTAATCAAGTTAAAAAATTCACAGGAAGCGCTTCAAGTTCTTCAAAGTATTCCTGGTAAACAAAGAACTGCCaaggtataattatattatttacaagtctttataaatttttaatttatattagttTTGTTGATCAattatagtttttcttttgttttgcaGATTAATATGGCATTAGCAAAAATGTTTCATGAACAAGGAATGGAACGATCTGCTATTACCACGTATAAAGAAGTATTAAGAGAATGTCCTTTAGCCTTGGAAGCTGCTGAAGGACTATTATCTTTGggaataaaaggaatagaagTTAATTCTCTTATAGTTGGATGTGCAGCAAATTTATCTAATTTAGATTGGTTAAATACTTGGATTAAAGCACATGCTCAAATTCATAATAGAGAATATACTCATGCTGTTGTGACACTGAGATCCTTAGATACTATTAATTTACTAAGagacaattttaatttattaacaacTATGGgtgaatgttattattatgcagGTGACGATAAAAATGCTCTATTATGTTTACGAAGAGCTAGGCTTATTGAACCAGATGTAATGACAGGGTAAGATAAAGAGAATGtctttatataatgtaaataatatcattaaaccattatgtattttacatttttgtattttgCAGTGTTGACATTTATGCTgctgttttatataaaacacatCACATAAAAGAGTTAGAAAGGCTGATTTCTGTGATAACTACAAATAGTGAAAATATAGGTGAAATATATGTAGCCATGGCTTATTCTTTATATGcatcaaaaaaatataatagagcTAACACATTAACAGCGCAAGCATTAAATTTAAATCCAAATGATATTGAAGCAACAATTTTAAGaggaaatattcttattgaacaaaaaaaatatcaagatgcattatttttctttagacATGCTGTACAATTAAAACCATATCGTTATGAACCACACAAAGGCTTGATTGATTGTCTAGTCGGTATGCATAGATTAAGAGAAGCCTTAAATATTGCAAGTGGTTCTTGTAAACAACTTGGTCATACTCCTAGAGTATTGACAGTGAGTATTAAAATATGCATTTTATGTTGTACTTGAAAATTCTGTTATAGATTTTTAGtttcttaaaatataataatgaaaagctTATATAAAGACAAAAGCTGATTTGTAATACAAAGATTATGTTTATAGCTATATGCTTCTGTACTAATGAAAGATCCTGTATCAGTTGGAAAAGCTAAAAATCTTTTGGAAAAAGCATTATCGCAAGATGAAGTTTATTTACCAACTGTATACTTGTTAGCTGAAATATATGAACAAGAAATGAACTTAGAAGCTGCAATCGAATTACTTGAAAGACAAGTTGAAATACAACCTACTTGTAAGCTGCATCAAATGTTAGGTGATCTCTGGGCAAGGGTACATAATGAAGAGAAAGCTTTAGATCAATATGCTATTGCTTTAAAGTgagtattttaataaaattaataatttaaattgaaaaaagtagTGTATTATAAGCTAATtaggaaataatataatataaagtttttatttattttaaatcacaTGACATCACATGacatattaaaataagattaacTATTGTTTAATTACGACAGTTTGGATCCAAGTAATAGAAGAGCATTGGAAGGAATGCATAGACTTGATAACACTTCAAGTAAATTAGATTCAACATATTATATGACTGTAGGAGAAGAACAAGCAGATACGACTTATGATGTTGGAGATGGTTTACCAGATACCGATATTGATGAAGCACCTGATGAAAGTGAAACTGAAGCTGTTTGGTCTGATATGGATCTTGAGGCTAATAGCCAATAGTAACAGTACAATTAAACCGTGCTAAATAGTCAAATttctatgtataataattatgtaaaacACTATAGAtctattaatacttttaaataatgagaattttCATCATATAATATTCTATACTATTCCGTATTTATTAtagaacaaattaaaattaagaaatagattttttttttaaattagattCTCTATCTATTTGGAAATGTTATTTAGATGATACCTTGTATTTAGAAAAcagtataattaaatttattaacaattactaAATATAACTTCGCAATCTATAATACGAAATGTTgtgattattttaaatcattttgtaATGTGTTAAAACAATTTCTAattctaaattttatttttaattattgataatgaaaaaataagtatcacataataatacacataattataattatgtgataataaacattgattttaaaattacaCAAACAAACCTTAcgtacatttaataaaatatgaagtaCTTTCATATTCgaaaaaggtaataattaatatacatataaaacacttttataacaatttatatattattataattttcataatgataacattattatctttggcCGTTatatattaccattatttaattttattttatttgttatatatcaattttttagaTAGAGTAAAATTGTGTTGCTGTTGAAGATTGCATTTCTATTTGACCCATCTTAAACTGTAGTCGGTGTAACCATCGTAAAAGTATCGCGTTTGATTCTCGTCTAATTGAAACAAAATGTTCAGACATTCTAGTTGGTGGAAAATCACGACAGTTTTGTAATCGTACTTGTAAATGCCCT
This sequence is a window from Vespa crabro chromosome 9, iyVesCrab1.2, whole genome shotgun sequence. Protein-coding genes within it:
- the LOC124426447 gene encoding anaphase-promoting complex subunit 7; translated protein: MSGLYEQIKLLYNQSLYSNVISLANLVLSLSEHNSELLPVHGKFHVYVYYADAHFYLGKYRKAEALYKKALQFRKCLLKSKCANKPLQDGQKDLPSDIDIKFQIHLCLIKLKNSQEALQVLQSIPGKQRTAKINMALAKMFHEQGMERSAITTYKEVLRECPLALEAAEGLLSLGIKGIEVNSLIVGCAANLSNLDWLNTWIKAHAQIHNREYTHAVVTLRSLDTINLLRDNFNLLTTMGECYYYAGDDKNALLCLRRARLIEPDVMTGVDIYAAVLYKTHHIKELERLISVITTNSENIGEIYVAMAYSLYASKKYNRANTLTAQALNLNPNDIEATILRGNILIEQKKYQDALFFFRHAVQLKPYRYEPHKGLIDCLVGMHRLREALNIASGSCKQLGHTPRVLTLYASVLMKDPVSVGKAKNLLEKALSQDEVYLPTVYLLAEIYEQEMNLEAAIELLERQVEIQPTCKLHQMLGDLWARVHNEEKALDQYAIALNLDPSNRRALEGMHRLDNTSSKLDSTYYMTVGEEQADTTYDVGDGLPDTDIDEAPDESETEAVWSDMDLEANSQ
- the LOC124426814 gene encoding integrin beta-PS isoform X2, translating into MFGNLRWIIAIVIAILTLIVTANYTPSERLTGMNPCISKQTCHECIQTPHCAWCAAPRFSEKRCFLPNINTKILVTCPEKYTWNPDNVFSMVRHRNLTKGGYSVGSNAGIESHDSFEHTSSTNYSSTSSTHFHQESSSSGSSSSSKRQDAVQMWPQEVNLKLRINEAYRMSFAYSQAEDYPVDLYYLMDLSKSMEDDKKKLSDLGQLLVESMSKITSNFRLGFGSFVDKVVMPYVNTMPKFLVEPCDGCAAPYGYKNIMRLSQDTRHFAGLVRNASVSGNLDAPEGGFDAIMQAIVCRNQIGWREKARRLLVFSTDAGFHYAGDGKLGGIVKPNDGMCHLDYNGLYTHSSLQDYPSISQINLKVKQNAINIIWAVTEEQINVYKKLTKHVEGSFAGKLSDDSSNVVELIREQYNAISSSVEMKDTASSAVKVKYFSSCLGSGPAIETSKCDGLKVGTKVEFIAEIEVTSCPTNRSEWKQKFDIYPVGINETLTINLEMLCDCECERDGPMYEPKSPECNGVGTLNCGVCDCYDGFFGKRCECSPHQEMSGFDKHFQSCRPDNTSLVDCSGRGTCACGQCECEERENPEEIISGRFCECDNFSCDRDQGFLCSNHGTCECGQCVCNAGWSGPSCSCRSSNDSCIAPGTNNGILCSGHGDCICGECICHEEGNTRYSGKYCNKCPTCPSRCEELKSCVQCQMYGTGNYSNPEECAKNCREFVPEAVENVIGDVDNDEVMCYGTDEDDCKYNFVYYYNETNCLKVRAQAERECPPRVNMLGIVLGVIAAIVLIGLALLLLWKLLTTIHDRREFARFEKERMLAKWDTGENPIYKQATSTFKNPTYAGK
- the LOC124426814 gene encoding integrin beta-PS isoform X1; amino-acid sequence: MAKFKHFVMKRMFGNLRWIIAIVIAILTLIVTANYTPSERLTGMNPCISKQTCHECIQTPHCAWCAAPRFSEKRCFLPNINTKILVTCPEKYTWNPDNVFSMVRHRNLTKGGYSVGSNAGIESHDSFEHTSSTNYSSTSSTHFHQESSSSGSSSSSKRQDAVQMWPQEVNLKLRINEAYRMSFAYSQAEDYPVDLYYLMDLSKSMEDDKKKLSDLGQLLVESMSKITSNFRLGFGSFVDKVVMPYVNTMPKFLVEPCDGCAAPYGYKNIMRLSQDTRHFAGLVRNASVSGNLDAPEGGFDAIMQAIVCRNQIGWREKARRLLVFSTDAGFHYAGDGKLGGIVKPNDGMCHLDYNGLYTHSSLQDYPSISQINLKVKQNAINIIWAVTEEQINVYKKLTKHVEGSFAGKLSDDSSNVVELIREQYNAISSSVEMKDTASSAVKVKYFSSCLGSGPAIETSKCDGLKVGTKVEFIAEIEVTSCPTNRSEWKQKFDIYPVGINETLTINLEMLCDCECERDGPMYEPKSPECNGVGTLNCGVCDCYDGFFGKRCECSPHQEMSGFDKHFQSCRPDNTSLVDCSGRGTCACGQCECEERENPEEIISGRFCECDNFSCDRDQGFLCSNHGTCECGQCVCNAGWSGPSCSCRSSNDSCIAPGTNNGILCSGHGDCICGECICHEEGNTRYSGKYCNKCPTCPSRCEELKSCVQCQMYGTGNYSNPEECAKNCREFVPEAVENVIGDVDNDEVMCYGTDEDDCKYNFVYYYNETNCLKVRAQAERECPPRVNMLGIVLGVIAAIVLIGLALLLLWKLLTTIHDRREFARFEKERMLAKWDTGENPIYKQATSTFKNPTYAGK